In a genomic window of Wyeomyia smithii strain HCP4-BCI-WySm-NY-G18 chromosome 1, ASM2978416v1, whole genome shotgun sequence:
- the LOC129725030 gene encoding sphingosine-1-phosphate lyase has protein sequence MQLKSHLELVTGPLDRALVGKAPWQIVAITTTTVLSAVWLWELLSEDESLYSRLRRRFFKLTRKLPAVQRKIDAEITKINDNFVREASQYGKFTTVLPENGLKHEQILQKVDDYLSLGHYKWKEGFISGAVYYYNPELVKLVTDVYGKASYTNPLHVDVFPGVCKMEAEVVRMTATLFGGGKNACGTMTTGGTESIMMACKAYRDYGRNVKGITRPNIVLPKTAHTAFDKSAKYFQMYTKTVPVNPETTEVDIKAMERAINHNTVMLVGSAPNYPYGTMDDIVAIAKLGKKYNIPVHVDACLGGFLIIFMKRAGYPIRPFDFSVDGVTSISADTHKYGFTPKGSSVILYSDKINRHHQYTVTTEWPGGVYGSPTVNGSRAGGIIAATWATMMNFGLDGYVETTKRIIDTARYIEQQLRNISHIYLFGNPATSVIAIGSKDFDIYRLSSELNAVGWNLNSLQFPSGIHICVTYMHTQDGIADKFVNDVRSKVALIMQNPEKPVEGKMAIYGVAQAVPDREVVGDFTKCFIDSMYYTVEDNE, from the exons ATGCAGCTGAAATCACATCTAGAATTAGTGACTGGCCCATTAGATCGTGCTCTAGTCGGAAAGGCACCGTGGCAAATTGTGGCCATTACGACAACCACCGTTCTCAGCGCTGTTTGGCTATGGGAGCTGCTTAGTGAAGACGAAA GTCTCTATTCACGACTCCGGCGTCGCTTCTTCAAACTTACTCGAAAGCTACCGGCCGTGCAGCGGAAAATTGATGCAGAAATTACCAAAATTAACGACAACTTCGTACGAGAGGCTTCCCAGTACGGAAAGTTTACCACCGTTCTGCCGGAGAACGGCCTGAAACACGAGCAGATATTGCAGAAGGTCGACGACTATTTATCGCTTGGTCACTACAAGTGGAAGGAGGGCTTTATTTCTGGTGCCGTCTACTACTACAATCCTGAGCTGGTGAAACTAGTAACCGATGTTTACGGGAAAGCTTCCTACACCAACCCGCTTCACGTGGATGTTTTCCCTGGGGTCTGCAAAATGGAAGCAGAAGTGGTTCGAATGACGGCCACCCTGTTTGGTGGAGGGAAAAATGCCTGTGGAACGATGACCACTGGAGGGACGGAATCAATCATGATGGCTTGTAAGGCCTATCGGGATTATGGACGAAACGTAAAGGGAATTACGCGGCCCAATATTGTGCTGCCCAAAACGGCACATACGGCGTTCGATAAGTCAGCAAAATACTTTCAAATGTACACCAAAACAGTTCCGGTGAACCCAGAAACCACCGAAGTAGATATTAAGGCAATGGAACGGGCCATCAACCACAATACGGTAATGCTTGTCGGTTCCGCTCCGAATTATCCGTATGGTACTATGGATGATATTGTGGCGATTGCAAAACTGGGCAAGAAGTATAATATTCCCGTTCACGTGGATGCTTGCTTAGGAGGTTTCCTGATAATTTTCATGAAACGTGCTGGATATCCGATCAGACCATTCGATTTCAGCGTGGACGGAGTCACCAGTATTTCGGCGGATACGCATAAGTACGGTTTCACACCGAAAGGATCTTCGGTTATTCTGTATTCGGATAAAATTAATCGGCATCATCAGTACACAGTAACGACGGAATGGCCCGGCGGCGTGTACGGTTCACCAACTGTGAACGGATCTCGCGCGGGAGGTATTATTGCCGCTACTTGGGCAACGATGATGAACTTCGGACTGGACGGTTATGTGGAAACGACCAAACGAATTATCGACACCGCTCGATATATCGAACAACA GCTTCGTAATATCTCCCACATATATCTGTTTGGAAACCCAGCAACTAGCGTGATAGCTATTGGCTCCAAGGATTTCGACATCTACCGTCTATCGTCTGAGCTGAACGCTGTGGGATGGAATTTGAACAGCCTGCAGTTCCCCTCCGG AATTCATATCTGCGTGACTTATATGCACACTCAGGATGGTATAGCGGATAAATTTGTTAATGACGTCCGAAGTAAGGTGGCACTCATTATGCAGAATCCCGAAAAACCGGTGGAAGGTAAGATGGCTATCTACGGAGTGGCCCAGGCGGTACCGGATCGAGAGGTAGTTGGCGATTTCACCAAGTGTTTCATCGATTCGATGTACTATACGGTGGAGGACAATGAGTGA